A section of the Humulus lupulus chromosome 2, drHumLupu1.1, whole genome shotgun sequence genome encodes:
- the LOC133817598 gene encoding MYB-like transcription factor ETC1, producing MADITRSSSVSSSDIDSSANSTEESGKLESKLVFSEDEESLITRMFNLVGERWTLIAGRIPGRTAEEIEKYWSTRYSTSE from the exons atGGCTGACATAACTCGCTCCTCATCAGTCTCCTCTTCTGATATTGATTCTTCTGCTAATTCAACAG AGGAAAGTGGCAAATTAGAATCCAAGCTTGTATTTTCAGAAGATGAAGAATCCCTTATCACTAGGATGTTTAATCTTGTGGGGGAGAG GTGGACTTTGATTGCTGGGAGAATTCCAGGAAGAACAGCAGAGGAGATAGAGAAGTACTGGAGTACAAGATACTCCACAAGCGAATAG